The Toxoplasma gondii ME49 chromosome III, whole genome shotgun sequence genome includes a window with the following:
- a CDS encoding hypothetical protein (encoded by transcript TGME49_299172): protein MREDPPKSQTVAEERKLDKPGNAFSPLIYSPCVPVLLEEIASLLFPPSSSPSSSSSAFSSQGGERRSQLSPFQRLKTVPAAVPACNLLSVRVFGTACCMLASSRWLLLAGLVDSAKTLVVDLSALSPSVVAATCEAVEAARRRDLETESERQEADSPVERAEPVFQFLGDAVPLAFSALSTEDRLAVLRHRGARPKSRPGKREGEEDSEERDAEGLDEQSESQQGRETQREERKGGGERRRDPRKPKRQETTEGEKQIGFLKARMCRRVDGIDVEAYMTSLYLFRKMQRDAKTQT, encoded by the exons ATGAGGGAGGATCCTCCGAAGTCGCAGACTGTtgcggaagaaagaaaactggACAAGCCAGGaaacgccttctctccgttgaTCTACTCCCCCTGTGTTCCTGTCCTCCTTGAAGAgatcgcttctctcctcttccccccgtcctcttctccttcttcctcttcttctgctttctcttcgcaAGGAGGCGAACGGCGCTCGcagctctctccttttcagcGCCTGAAGACAGTGCCAGCGGCGGTGCCAGCATGCAATCTGCTCAGCGTTCGCGTCTTCGGCACGGCCTGCTGTATGCTGGCTTCTTCGCGCTGGCTGCTCCTCGCAGGCCTCGTCGACTCTGCGAAAACTCTCGTCGTAGATCTCAG cgctctctccccctccGTCGTCGCTGCAACCTGCGAGGCCGTCGAAGCTGCGCGCAGGCGAGACCTGGAAACTGAGAGCGAAAGACAAGAGGCGGACAGCCCAGTCGAACGCGCGGAGCCTGTGTTTCAGTTCCTGGGAGACGCTGTCCCGCTCGCGTTCTCGGCCCTCAGCACCGAAGACAGACTTGCCGTTCTCCGGCACCGAGGAGCGAGGCCGAAGTCGCGCCCAGggaaacgcgaaggagaagaagactccgaagagagagacgcagaaggcctCGACGAACAGTCAGAGAGCcaacaaggaagagagacacagagagaagagagaaagggtggcggggagagaagaagagatccGAGAAAACcgaaaagacaagagaccACTGAGGGTGAAAAACAGATTGGATTCTTGAAGGCGCGTATGTGTCGGAGAGTCGACGGCATAGACGTGGAGGCGTACATGACGTCGCTTTACCTCTTTCGCaaaatgcagagagacgcgaaaacgcaaacgtaa
- a CDS encoding ATPase, AAA family protein (encoded by transcript TGME49_299168): MRIASLVQEMQRCMLYDAVLGRSNCGSFPVLYPFTFLVECMFFFRVACSLMSFSSSTPASFRLLLGAWTLRLPPFFSSDFNVGRHCNFLPSLPPGAWASEGSREPPAFSRATFADVAGHEEAKRQLRQIIHFLKTPHAFDALGARVPRGVLLEGPSGTGKTLLARAVAGEAGVPFLSFSGGAFVELFVGQGASRVRALFDAARARAPCVVFIDEFDAIAFDRKDCLGGSSQEYLQTVNELLYQLDGMQRPSGGGRSQAGHSGTSAGGADREKSFSSENEETRPPSFFASLKRSLASFFALCLPRSPSGKGAPGATADGSASSDSSSDSSPPLFVVLAATNRVSALDEAVKRPGRFDQVVHIGLPSEEERLEALRLHSAPLVLAASVDFRLLARDSQGLSGADLACLCNEAALRASREGRAAVAQDDFEAALETLARRSSRSKFRTRARRRPAASFQHDAPEPADVFSDLRERESSAMGDKEERATVEEGGDGAGGEREEKECGSRDTEKAVLHLMREWVRVFGERDMRLEDDEDPYEP, translated from the exons ATGCGCATTGCGTCTCTAGTGCAGGAGATGCAAAGGTGCATGTTGTATGATGCGGTCCTAGGGCGCTCGAACTGTGGTTCTTTCCCCGTTTTGTATCCGTTTACGTTTCTCGTTGAATgcatgtttttctttcgcgtcgcTTGTTCATTgatgtctttctcctcgtcgactCCCGCGTCTTTTCGACTGCTACTTGGTGCCTGGacgcttcgcctccctccctttttttcttccgaTTTCAACGTAGGCCGCCACTGCAATTTCTTGCCGTCGTTGCCGCCGGGCGCTTGGGCCAGCGAAGGCAGTCGAGAGCCGCCTGCGTTTTCGCGCGCGACGTTCGCAGACGTAGCTGGACatgaagaggcgaagcgtCAGCTGCGGCAGATAATTCACTTTCTCAAAACGCCGCATGCGTTCGACGCCCTCGGCGCCAGGGTCCCTCGAGGCGTCTTGCTCGAAGGTCCTTCAGGAACAG GGAAAACGTTGCTGGCGCGCGCGGTGGCGGGGGAGGCGGGtgttccgtttctctcgttcagCGGCGGAGCTTTCGTGGAGCTCTTTGTGGGCCAGGGAGCCTCGCGCGTCCGCGCACTGTTCGACGCAGCGCGCGCGAGGGCGCCGTGTGTGGTTTTCATCGACGAGTTCGACGCCATCGCCTTCGACCGGAAGGACTGTCTTG GCGGCAGTTCGCAGGAGTATCTGCAGACTGTGAACGAGTTGCTCTACCAGTTAGACGGCATGCAGAGGCCGAGTGGAGGCGGACGCTCGCAGGCAGGGCATTCGGGCACCAGCGCAGGCGGAGCGGATCGCGAAAAAAGCTTCTCTTCTGAGAACGAGGAAACCAGACCTCCgtcgttcttcgcctccctgaAGCGCAGTCTCGCATCCTTCTTCGCCCTGTGCCTCCCTCGCTCGCCATCCGGCAAAGGCGCCCCAGGCGCCACAGCCGACGGTTCAGCTTCTTCGGATTCTTCCTCTGATTCGTCCCCTCCCCTTTTTGTGGTGTTGGCGGCGACGAACCGCGTCTCGGCTCTCGACGAGGCAGTCAAGCGCCCTGGGCGCTTCGACCAAGTGGTTCACATTGGCTTGCCttcggaagaagaaag ACTCGAGGCGCTCAGGCTGCACAGCGCGCCGTTGGTGTTGGCCGCGTCTGTCGACTTTCGGCTGCTGGCGCGAGACTCACAGGGCCTCTCCGGCGCGGacctcgcctgtctctgcaacGAAGCGGCGCTGCGCGCCTCCCGGGAGGGACGCGCGGCTGTGGCGCAGGACGACTTCGAGGCTGCGTTGGAGACGCTCGCTCGGAGATCGTCCAGGTCGAAGTTCCGAACCAGAGCTCGGCGACGCCCCGCTGCGAGCTTCCAGCATGACGCGCCGGAGCCTGCGGACGTCTTCAGCGACCTCCGCGAACGCGAATCCTCCGCGATGGGGGACAAGGAGGAACGCGCTACagtcgaagaaggaggcgacggcgcaggaggagagagagaagagaaggaatgcgggagcagagacacagaaaaagcgGTGCTTCATCTGATGCGCGAGTGGGTGCGTGTCttcggagaaagagacatgagattggaagacgacgaagatcCATACGAGCCTTGA
- a CDS encoding hypothetical protein (encoded by transcript TGME49_299160), producing MHRSAPNPVRRVLRLSSIYSPGASRSEDAAGTSEANARRLGGASGNRGARRRIICAAAGSRRASGQGAKRMKKVRTEKERKEQKTATEQKKKEKKKEKKKKEKDGGEEGEEKGAGEDREDREEEDGRRDNGFGATMS from the exons atgcatcgatcTGCTCCAAATCCGGTCAGACgcgtccttcgtctctcttccattTAT TCTCCGGGTGCGTCACGAAGCGAAGATGCCGCTGGAACAAGTGAGGCGAATGCGCGTCGGCTCGGGGGCGCGAGTGGAAATCGTGGAGCTCGACGAAGAATCATCTGCGCTGCCGCAGGAAGCCGCCGCGCAAGTGGACAGGGCGCGAAACGCATGAAGAAGGtgagaacggagaaggaaagaaaggaacagaagacggcgacggagcagaagaagaaggagaagaagaaggagaagaagaagaaagagaaggacggcggagaagagggagaagagaaaggagcagGTGAAGACCGAGAGGatcgggaagaagaggatggCCGAAGAGACAATGGATTTGGTGCGACGATGTCGTGA